One part of the candidate division KSB1 bacterium genome encodes these proteins:
- a CDS encoding PorV/PorQ family protein, producing MFTNSLLRRSAGLLGFFALLCWSVGARAQAIFPLLGGQRIGTASATFLKIEVGAHAVAMSGAGTALASDATVLYWNPAGAAQLAHNSLSLSHLTWPADIQYDFLGYVHHLPRVGTLGISMGMLHMADMEVTDEYYPTGTGEYFRFQDSFAAFTYARRMTNRFSFGVSVKYVDEVLADVRMGGWMIDLGTFYWTGYRQVRFAVSLVNFGPDLQARGSFLKKDAQGELVEQPYEAFAPPTTFRVGVAGDLYQSDLYSVTAALQVNHPMDNVENAVVGLEVALLQRLHLRGGYRINFDEERLTLGAGLVLPAGGAHVVLDYAFKDFAHLGATHQFTLNFAF from the coding sequence ATGTTCACGAATAGCTTGCTACGGCGCTCCGCAGGGTTGTTGGGCTTCTTTGCCCTGCTCTGCTGGAGTGTTGGGGCGCGCGCGCAGGCAATATTTCCACTGTTGGGGGGACAGCGCATTGGTACCGCCTCGGCTACGTTCCTTAAGATCGAGGTGGGAGCTCATGCGGTGGCCATGAGCGGTGCAGGCACAGCGTTGGCCAGCGATGCAACGGTGTTGTATTGGAACCCTGCCGGGGCAGCACAACTGGCCCACAACAGTCTCTCCTTGAGCCACTTGACTTGGCCGGCGGACATCCAGTACGACTTTCTTGGCTATGTGCACCACCTCCCCCGCGTTGGCACCTTGGGCATTAGCATGGGCATGCTCCACATGGCGGACATGGAGGTGACCGACGAGTACTACCCAACCGGCACCGGCGAGTACTTTCGCTTTCAAGACAGCTTCGCTGCCTTTACTTACGCGCGGCGCATGACCAACCGCTTCTCTTTTGGCGTGTCGGTCAAATATGTGGACGAAGTGCTGGCCGACGTGCGCATGGGGGGGTGGATGATCGACTTGGGCACTTTCTACTGGACGGGGTATCGCCAGGTGCGGTTTGCGGTGAGCTTGGTGAACTTTGGTCCCGACCTCCAGGCGCGGGGATCATTCCTGAAAAAGGATGCGCAGGGGGAGCTGGTCGAACAGCCCTACGAAGCCTTTGCCCCTCCGACGACGTTTCGCGTAGGAGTGGCAGGGGACTTGTACCAGTCGGACCTCTACAGTGTGACGGCAGCGCTGCAGGTCAACCATCCGATGGACAATGTGGAGAACGCAGTGGTAGGTTTGGAGGTGGCACTTCTGCAGCGACTCCACCTGCGTGGAGGTTACCGGATCAATTTTGATGAGGAACGGCTGACCCTCGGTGCTGGACTGGTGCTGCCAGCAGGCGGGGCGCACGTGGTGTTGGATTATGCGTTCAAAGACTTTGCCCACCTCGGGGCGACGCACCAATTCACCCTGAACTTTGCCTTCTGA
- a CDS encoding NHL repeat-containing protein — MKRSALVVMALALMAAAGCGRKLPLPAVATVARSFGASDTSYIPLSPEWDATTLGYLPTQAMVPTDLVIGEDGYIFVADSANDRVFVLSGAGRVAREHGLDQIGPVPGPLGIDIDQKLNLLIVNGGKVVWVWNQYLHQEGVDSIASPSGPFSANQASIDSVLRVHPFYVDEGRKTSFQGVAFGPVSSNTVFLTDKGNNRILRLRIVVSGRVRLRNGRVHPTFKGVYDGEVATYGSGAGTVDNPRGLTVDGEGNIYFTQLGGNFLVQKLKKQGDFYSSAYTLYQHPIMDLNRFAGPCDVALDPDGAIFVADTEAGRVFKFFNKGSRAGHPASLGKSGLGQEQFARPRGIYVSADNVVYVADAGTHSIKRYRFSVSEADLPVEQP, encoded by the coding sequence GTGAAGAGGAGCGCATTGGTTGTGATGGCCCTGGCGCTAATGGCAGCGGCCGGCTGCGGGCGAAAGCTTCCCTTGCCTGCGGTGGCCACCGTGGCTCGCTCTTTCGGCGCCAGCGATACCTCCTACATTCCCCTGAGCCCGGAGTGGGATGCGACCACCTTGGGATATCTCCCAACGCAGGCGATGGTACCCACCGACCTGGTCATCGGCGAGGACGGGTACATCTTTGTCGCCGACAGCGCTAACGACCGGGTCTTCGTTCTGAGCGGAGCAGGCCGCGTCGCCAGGGAGCATGGCCTGGACCAAATCGGCCCAGTTCCTGGCCCGTTAGGAATCGATATCGACCAGAAATTGAACCTGCTGATCGTCAACGGTGGCAAGGTTGTGTGGGTGTGGAATCAGTACTTGCATCAGGAGGGAGTGGACTCCATCGCCTCCCCCTCGGGCCCTTTTTCGGCTAACCAGGCCTCCATCGACTCAGTCCTGCGCGTGCACCCTTTTTATGTGGATGAGGGGCGAAAGACCAGTTTCCAGGGTGTTGCCTTTGGCCCGGTCTCCAGTAACACCGTCTTTCTCACGGACAAGGGGAACAACCGCATCCTTAGGCTGCGCATCGTTGTGAGCGGCAGGGTACGGCTGCGCAACGGCCGTGTGCACCCCACGTTCAAGGGGGTGTACGATGGCGAGGTGGCCACTTATGGCTCGGGTGCGGGGACGGTAGACAACCCGCGTGGCCTTACAGTGGACGGCGAGGGAAACATCTACTTCACCCAGCTGGGCGGCAACTTTCTTGTGCAAAAGTTGAAAAAGCAAGGGGATTTCTACTCTTCCGCCTATACCCTTTATCAGCACCCCATTATGGACCTCAACCGCTTTGCCGGTCCCTGCGATGTGGCGCTTGACCCAGACGGGGCCATCTTTGTCGCGGATACCGAAGCAGGCAGGGTTTTCAAGTTCTTCAACAAGGGCTCAAGAGCCGGTCATCCCGCTTCTCTGGGCAAGAGCGGGTTAGGGCAAGAGCAATTTGCCAGGCCAAGGGGGATTTATGTGTCCGCGGACAACGTGGTCTATGTCGCCGATGCTGGCACCCACAGCATCAAGCGCTATCGCTTTTCCGTTTCGGAAGCGGACCTTCCGGTTGAGCAACCCTGA
- a CDS encoding TonB-dependent receptor, with amino-acid sequence MRKSVVVLIALLVAGVPGLVWAQSGKVVGKVTDMRTGAALPAANVVLQGTTIGAATNLAGEYVIPKAPLGTYQLRVSYIGYRTAFVPVEVRAGVSTRVDVQLEPEIISGATITVLADRAKIRETPVAFTDVRKEEMEARLGSQDIPLVLNTTPSVYATMQGGGAGDARVNVRGFNQRNVAIMINGVPVNDMENAWLYWSNWDGVADATSSIQIQRGLSAVNLATPSIGGTMNIITDPTATELGLKFKQEVGNDGFLKSTLIGNSGLIAGKYAFSAGVVRKVGDGVVDKTWTDAWAYYFGASWQINPNNRLELYALGAPQRHGQNSFRQNIGVYSAEFAKKLDDYEQAALTKYFQAPQGRKYNQNWGPVSSSYTGLQYWNGKTHERYNPNFINERENYYHKPLVNLNWYSQLTEKLGLLSTVYYSGGKGGGTGTYGSIKWNTTTPTRTPDWDATIAANKASATGSKGILRNSVNTQWTVGAIAKATYQLTTPVKLTAGVDWRTAEIKHYREVRDLLGGEYFYASHSDFWTDAQKQRKLGDKIDYDFTNTVDWAGVFGQAEYAQGPVTAYGMGGYSTIKYSYTNHFRKDPATGGELKANTDWISGYQVKGGASYRFTRQIDAFANAGYVEKVPIFDNVINDRTGTKATDPKNEKFTSVEAGVNYVGMDGRLVVRGNLYHTTWMDRSVPREVTNPDGTEGIIFIQGIDLRHRGVELEASFQPIQLFRLEGSASIGDWKYLNDVSGVYKDYATGGAQDVHYNFYVKDLKVGDAPQTQFALVGSLFPVRGLQAQAVYRYYMRHYADWDPLSRTNPNDRAQSWRVPNAGVLDFHLTYDLPFRFGGVGLQLFAHVFNVLDTEYIQDATDNSAYNAWNKNHTADDAEVFFGLPRTFNAGLIVTYR; translated from the coding sequence ATGAGAAAGAGTGTTGTCGTTCTTATTGCCCTGCTGGTCGCGGGTGTGCCAGGACTGGTGTGGGCACAGAGCGGCAAGGTGGTGGGCAAAGTGACTGACATGCGCACCGGTGCGGCATTGCCTGCAGCTAATGTGGTGTTGCAAGGCACCACCATCGGTGCGGCCACGAACCTGGCAGGCGAGTATGTGATCCCAAAGGCGCCGTTGGGCACCTACCAGCTCAGAGTCAGCTACATCGGCTACCGCACCGCCTTTGTGCCGGTTGAGGTCAGGGCGGGTGTGAGCACTAGGGTGGATGTGCAGTTGGAGCCGGAGATCATTTCCGGAGCAACGATCACGGTGCTTGCGGACCGCGCCAAGATCCGCGAGACGCCTGTTGCGTTCACCGACGTGCGCAAGGAGGAGATGGAGGCCCGTCTTGGCTCGCAAGATATCCCTCTGGTGCTGAACACTACCCCCAGCGTGTACGCCACGATGCAGGGCGGCGGCGCCGGTGATGCGCGGGTCAACGTTCGCGGCTTTAACCAGCGCAACGTGGCTATCATGATCAACGGCGTGCCGGTCAACGACATGGAGAACGCCTGGCTGTACTGGTCCAACTGGGATGGCGTCGCCGACGCCACCTCTTCCATCCAGATACAGCGTGGACTTAGTGCTGTCAATCTAGCCACCCCCTCCATTGGCGGGACTATGAACATTATCACCGATCCGACCGCCACCGAGTTGGGCCTGAAATTCAAACAGGAAGTCGGCAATGACGGCTTCTTGAAGTCCACCCTCATTGGCAATAGCGGCCTGATCGCGGGCAAATATGCCTTCAGCGCCGGGGTCGTGCGCAAGGTGGGCGACGGGGTCGTCGACAAGACCTGGACAGATGCGTGGGCCTACTACTTCGGCGCCAGCTGGCAGATCAACCCGAACAACAGGCTGGAGCTGTATGCGTTGGGCGCTCCGCAGCGGCACGGCCAGAACAGCTTCCGCCAGAACATCGGCGTCTACAGCGCCGAGTTTGCCAAGAAGTTGGACGACTACGAACAGGCGGCCCTCACCAAGTACTTCCAGGCCCCACAGGGGCGCAAGTACAACCAGAACTGGGGCCCGGTCAGCTCCTCCTACACCGGTTTGCAGTACTGGAACGGGAAAACGCACGAGCGCTACAACCCGAACTTTATCAATGAGCGCGAAAACTACTACCACAAGCCGCTGGTGAACTTGAACTGGTACTCGCAACTCACCGAGAAGCTGGGTCTGCTCAGCACGGTCTACTATTCGGGAGGCAAAGGAGGGGGCACCGGTACCTATGGCTCGATCAAGTGGAATACTACGACCCCGACCCGCACGCCTGACTGGGACGCCACTATTGCTGCCAACAAAGCAAGCGCCACCGGCTCTAAAGGCATTCTGCGCAACAGCGTGAACACGCAGTGGACCGTCGGTGCCATTGCCAAGGCCACCTATCAATTGACTACTCCGGTCAAGCTGACTGCCGGCGTAGACTGGCGCACCGCCGAGATCAAGCACTATCGCGAGGTACGGGACCTGTTAGGCGGCGAGTACTTCTATGCCAGCCATTCTGACTTTTGGACCGACGCCCAGAAGCAGCGGAAGCTGGGCGACAAGATCGATTATGATTTCACCAACACCGTCGACTGGGCGGGTGTATTCGGCCAGGCCGAATATGCGCAGGGCCCAGTGACCGCTTATGGCATGGGCGGTTACTCTACGATCAAGTACAGCTACACCAACCATTTCCGCAAGGATCCTGCTACCGGTGGTGAGCTGAAAGCGAACACCGACTGGATCTCCGGCTACCAAGTGAAAGGCGGCGCCAGCTACCGTTTCACACGGCAGATCGATGCCTTTGCCAACGCCGGCTATGTGGAAAAGGTCCCCATTTTCGACAACGTGATCAATGACCGCACCGGCACCAAGGCCACCGATCCCAAGAATGAAAAGTTCACCTCGGTCGAGGCGGGCGTCAACTACGTGGGCATGGACGGCCGGTTGGTGGTGCGCGGCAATCTGTACCACACCACCTGGATGGACCGCTCGGTGCCTCGCGAGGTTACCAATCCTGACGGCACGGAAGGCATCATCTTCATTCAGGGCATTGACCTCCGCCATCGGGGCGTGGAGTTGGAGGCCTCTTTCCAGCCCATCCAACTCTTTCGGTTGGAGGGTTCGGCTTCCATTGGTGACTGGAAGTACCTCAACGATGTCTCCGGTGTGTACAAGGATTACGCCACAGGCGGCGCGCAGGATGTCCATTACAACTTTTACGTGAAGGACCTCAAGGTGGGTGACGCCCCGCAGACGCAGTTTGCGTTGGTGGGGTCGCTCTTCCCCGTGCGCGGGCTACAGGCGCAGGCGGTGTATCGGTACTACATGCGGCACTACGCCGATTGGGACCCGCTGAGCCGGACTAATCCCAACGACCGAGCGCAGAGCTGGCGAGTACCAAATGCTGGTGTGCTCGACTTCCACCTGACCTACGATCTCCCGTTCCGGTTTGGTGGTGTGGGGCTGCAGCTTTTCGCCCACGTGTTCAACGTGCTGGATACCGAATACATCCAGGACGCCACCGACAATAGTGCCTATAACGCCTGGAACAAGAACCACACTGCCGATGATGCGGAGGTCTTTTTCGGGCTCCCGCGTACGTTCAACGCGGGGCTGATCGTCACCTACCGGTAA
- a CDS encoding metallophosphoesterase, producing the protein MYLAVFGDVHGNLDAMYEYVRRWERKHEKEIAAVLQVGDMGVFQPGRPLDKATKRYADKDPTELGCADYISGQKQASHRTLFVRGNHEDFDFLLAVRDGPVDYHKMIWHLYSSVQTIEHEKEIVRVGGLGGIVYHGKKTKWYDMGRKYFTDEECDCLLSLKPGTVDILLFHEAPRGYGLAYVADTGAEEVTLIIEYLRPRYAFYGHYEYPPKPFRIGDTLCVGMNNPHALRLPRRGGAMGVVDTTAWVFEFVPRGDF; encoded by the coding sequence TTGTATCTCGCAGTGTTTGGTGATGTCCATGGCAACTTGGATGCGATGTACGAATACGTGAGAAGGTGGGAGCGGAAACATGAAAAGGAGATCGCGGCGGTTTTGCAGGTGGGCGATATGGGTGTATTTCAGCCAGGACGCCCTTTAGACAAGGCAACAAAGCGATACGCGGACAAAGACCCAACCGAACTTGGCTGCGCAGACTACATCAGTGGGCAGAAGCAGGCCTCTCACCGGACCCTCTTTGTGCGCGGCAACCACGAAGACTTTGATTTTCTTCTGGCTGTTAGAGATGGGCCTGTAGATTATCACAAAATGATATGGCATCTATATTCGAGCGTGCAGACCATTGAGCATGAAAAAGAAATCGTGCGTGTTGGGGGGTTGGGTGGCATTGTCTACCATGGTAAGAAAACGAAGTGGTACGATATGGGACGCAAGTATTTCACGGATGAGGAATGTGATTGCTTGCTGAGCCTGAAGCCGGGGACGGTTGACATTCTCCTCTTCCACGAAGCGCCCAGGGGTTACGGACTCGCGTATGTGGCTGACACTGGGGCAGAAGAGGTGACCCTAATTATTGAGTATCTCAGACCCAGGTACGCGTTCTACGGCCACTATGAGTATCCTCCAAAGCCATTCCGTATTGGCGACACCTTGTGTGTGGGGATGAATAACCCACACGCTCTGAGGCTGCCGCGTCGCGGTGGCGCAATGGGAGTGGTGGATACAACTGCTTGGGTTTTCGAGTTTGTACCGCGGGGTGATTTTTAG
- a CDS encoding metallophosphoesterase — protein MKRVVWLTDIHLEFLDCAREFDAFSESIVAASPDLVLIGGDISVAPSFERDILRLQERLRIPIYFVLGNHDFYWGSIRQMRKVAERLTKTTKWLRWLAWEGIVELTANTGLIGHGSWADGRLGNGANSQVLLNDYFVIDELKNLSTESRFKHLSALGDEAASHFQRWLPLALERFRNLLILTHVPPFRDACWHQGGISDDEFLPHFTCKAVGDVILRVMQMHPECTATVLCGHTHSQGEIAILPNLRVKTGGAQYGHPRVQEVILVE, from the coding sequence GTGAAACGCGTTGTTTGGCTGACAGACATCCACTTGGAATTCTTGGACTGCGCTCGTGAATTTGACGCGTTCAGCGAGAGCATAGTCGCTGCATCCCCGGACTTGGTTCTGATTGGGGGAGATATCAGCGTAGCCCCCTCCTTTGAGCGGGACATTCTCCGACTGCAAGAGCGACTACGAATCCCTATCTATTTTGTGTTGGGCAACCACGACTTCTATTGGGGGTCAATTCGACAAATGCGAAAGGTCGCAGAAAGACTGACCAAAACAACGAAGTGGCTCCGCTGGTTGGCGTGGGAGGGGATTGTAGAGCTCACAGCCAATACAGGACTTATCGGGCACGGCTCGTGGGCCGATGGGCGACTAGGGAATGGCGCCAATTCCCAAGTCTTGCTCAATGACTATTTCGTTATTGACGAGCTGAAGAACCTATCCACTGAATCACGTTTTAAACACCTGAGCGCACTCGGCGATGAGGCGGCGAGTCACTTTCAGCGATGGTTACCGCTCGCACTGGAACGCTTCCGCAACCTGCTCATACTCACTCATGTTCCGCCTTTCAGAGACGCGTGTTGGCACCAAGGAGGCATTTCCGATGATGAGTTTCTCCCCCACTTCACGTGTAAAGCGGTCGGAGATGTGATCCTGCGTGTCATGCAGATGCATCCGGAGTGTACCGCGACAGTCCTATGCGGGCATACCCACAGTCAGGGAGAAATCGCCATCTTGCCTAACCTGCGCGTCAAGACGGGCGGAGCTCAGTACGGCCACCCGAGAGTCCAGGAAGTGATTTTAGTCGAGTAG